Below is a genomic region from Gigantopelta aegis isolate Gae_Host chromosome 1, Gae_host_genome, whole genome shotgun sequence.
aataaatatgactaaaaggttattttgctgtatttagtcacatttcaaatgctcaaaattgcaagggccaataaaactcaaaatacatttttttttattggctactagtaaagcttagaccactcccgggtccccctctaaatttatgtaaagtttctgtaacaaccgcccccaccccaccgcgacgtgattttaccaacattataatacatgtaataataataataataattaataataataataataataatacacaattattactactactactactactactactactactactactactactactactactattattattattagcctactactagctttttggggtggaggggcggtgttttatctggcggagatttggctataaaaatgcaagattaacgtgcgtgcacacacgcacaaacggcaggctgaacttgtccctgcacgtagaactggattcaactgggttaagtaatagtTAGCCAAcatttggacgacaaaacatgcaacagtacactgggttttttacgctatacattaaaaccgaaataccactttgcgaaccagtcaaaataatttgtacacgagcctaataataataataataataaataataataataataaatggtgagttcatgttccgactgtttattattttatttcagcgtattcgcggttattttcgtcatgaaataatatttttttttattatttgccatgtatataacTGGCCCttatttgccaagtctctatacatggcgatcgtttatataaaatcaacaaatacattatacattgtcgtatatatagcctcatcactacgagtctgtttttccgtatttttatgactttttacaagaagacttccaaattttaaaaatgaagcgtgtcgtggaattccctcgatcgtagttcaattaaaatgttttggatcatacagtaactagttttggtattccaaatgaatgtaatttccatttataatgcatatttcgagaaacaaggcccactaaatccgtgattgagctcctttaaaatacacacaacaAAATCCTGTACTGAAAGTAACGAATCCCTGTGTTCGTAGTTAGCTTCAAAGGGAGAagatatacattttcccatcatTTGTCACAGAAATCTATTCCAAAAATATGCCATTTTACTTGCGCGTTTATTTTATGATTAGATGTATATTCGTTTACACAAGCattataaaacgttttacaaGCATTTGTTTTAAGAAGTTCTTCTAGGCCATTAGGTATTATCGGTATTTGTAATGTTACTGATTCTGTATACACattcaatttataatattttttaatttctaaaatcaACCCAGTATAAGCTGTAAACTACAAATATGTATAaacactacgactggtatatcaaaggccatggcatgtgccaTCATGGctgttggatgatgcatataaaagattccctgctaccaactgaaaaatgtagcgggtttcctttctaacacTCTatatcgaaattaccaaatgtttgatatccaacagccgatgattaataaatcaatgtgctctagtggtgttgttaaacaaaacaaactttgatttgtttttattttggataATCTTAAAATGACTGTCCTGAGCagtagcagcagaagtagtagtaggtactaatagtaataacaacGGATGTGATTGTGGTCGTGGTTGTATTTGTAGTccatgtaatatttgtgtttttgttttaggatGCCTCAGAAATCATCAGACATTTGATACCTGGAACATCCAACATCATGACATTATCAGATTTAGTGTTTGGAAAAGACTTCACGTTCGGACATTGCTTTCACTCGATTCCATCACCAACTTCAAGAATGATTCCATACAGTGACATTTTTGTCGATTTCCGTGGCTTTCCGTCATCAGTCGCCAGCTCCCATTCGTCGACACACCCAGGTTCCGAAGTATCTCCTTCCTGTACCGATTCATCCCAAACCAGAGTGCATTCCCCTTCACTCCACAGCAGTATCGCGTGTCCATGTCCAAATGGTCTGCGTGAACCAAGACAGCCGCAACACCAGACTCCAGGGGAAGACTTGGGGTCAGAGGAACAGCGATCCTTCAAGTGTCCACAGTGTAGGTATGTCACTGACAGGAAAAACAACCTGAAGCGCCATATTGTGACGATGCACCAAGAGTGCACGAAAACGTTGGAGTGCTGTGGCATCGTGTTTCAGAGCAAATCGTTGCTACGCGACCACGTTGGACTCTTCCACAGAGGCGGGTACAGGTGTCAGATTTGTTCCCGCAATTTCTGTCGCAAGGCTTTGTTGCGACGTCACCTGACCGTCCACAGTGGGCGGAAAGACTTTCGCTGCGACCTTTGCGGCTACGCGACCAGCCACAAGAGTAACTTGGAGAGACATCAAAAAGTCCATTCAAGGAAACCGGCCAATCAGGTGGGAAGCGACCTCCAACCTTTCATCGGCTTGTCGTTCAATTACAGTAACATCATCCTCGAACCGGCGCAAACGATGCTGACGTCACAGAATTCCCGCCTTTTACCCCGCTATCGCCTGCTTCCGGATCGACTGAAACAGACGCATACCAACTCGACGATCGAGATTCACAGGAAAACGAAATGGAAGAACCGAGTATCCCGGTCCTTTAAGAACCATTCAAGcatgttaaataatacaaataaccaGTGCCATCAGCTCGATGATGACAGTGGTGATGGCGGAAACATTGGTTCAACTTGTGTTGACTCGGAACCAACTGAATCAAAACGAGGTGCATCTCATCAAACGCCATCCAGTGGTGTTGAAAGTTTAACAACAGGACCAAAGACGTCATATAAAGACAAGATACCGACACTGTCGTCAAATAACGACCAAGAAAGTATCTGCACAAGCCAGATATATCCAGATTTTGCACCAGAATGGCAGCCTTTGGAAGATCGTCCTACCGTTCAACCCAACGAGTCGGAGGTAATCCTACGAGGAAGAACGCGCACAGCAAAACGACGAATCTTTGCAGCGCCATACAAATGTCCAATTTGCAAAGAGATTTTCAGTTTTCAAATAGACTTGTCTAGCCATCAGTGTACCCACACTACAGAGGAAAACCTATCTGTGATCACAGCTATTCGTAAAGGGAAGCTCAAGTTGTCGCCTATTTAACTATTGCCACTGTTAAAGCGAAAACACAAACTGAACTGGTTCTAataaacgtgtgtgtgttacagaCAAATGCCTTAAAACAGGCCTTCTGTTTACTTCGACACTCTTGTCACCTAGACTGCCGACGTGTTAACAGAACACACAAGACAAAAAAatggaagaaaaataatatgaatGATTTAATCGTAATGGAACAATGATTTCTTGAgactgcagttttaatgaagAATAACAAACTGAAACTGTCTTACCATTCCAACTACTTAGTGGAGGACACACTATTAGTAAGTAGATTGTGTATGCAATGAATATAATCAGAACAACAGAGCATGGACATGTAATTCAATGCCATGTGGctgtaggttgcatagtaccaaagaagagagtaccgtgtcaaggttcgacgtgcaccgtcaaatatttacggagtaaaagcagctgtgggtgtgattggtagtaatatgtgacattgattatttgtgctaatactattatccattgacaataaataaatacacttttatttgttatacagttgttatgcagtatataccagaggttgaaactaatgcggggcacccccaaaaatggaactgcaattttcagcaaatatgacggttgctattaaaaacataaattaaatctcttaaatgatacgtgaccccccattttcttgcagctagattagatgtgaggtgccacactttctattgctgtacttcctgggtgtgttgaaacgctgcttatatcagttttattagtaaacgttaacattaccggcaataggaattgatttggtctaatggaacctatagcatatattcactatattatcattattttatattgtgtgccatttactgttatttgacagtcataattgcttaattaggttacactcaggcatgggagttcataatgaccttgaccttggcattaatttgctgtgcactgctgagaatagagtttgaaaaaaagtctgtgctgaccatttggagattttggcccatattttttacttaaaatattttaaagcttatttatccaaggtgatggacatgtcatataacactaatcttatttaggataataagtctaggcaagatgaaataagctgttagtaataattcatttttagttaaaaaataatgttagctgatattaggttaagcgtttagatctccattaacaatgtgtatttgaatgcaattggctctggaatgactatatttaaataacctgatttctgctgtaattttaacatactttttaggttggtgaattatgttttaggcaaatatgggagtttttacaattgtttttgtgagtttggcaaaaacattaaaatctacaaaagtgggttctgtgtagccattttgcattctcttctttatttgtacacaaatataagcttggtaatgatagctttaggtcagttcattaaatcttgtccatatattcagtgagttttctatagtaaagggtatttgaagtatataccaagtacaaaagcaattttgacacatttgttaatctacctaggagtgtgttagtattatcttccactatcaccacacttgtaaagctatattttccaatattactatgtaaatgatgtgttacattacagattgtagtaatgcatacgatataaatattatattcagttaaaacagaaaataattaaagaaaaatgactttcgcactcttttgatggattgaatgtgctttttttatgacaaataaaaaaataaagatgtaaaaccctaatgataactctagatatgatacatgtctgtaagcaccaatcactggagattattaataaaatatcaacagatatattggtagctgtcagtggatttaataatgcatatataaaaaccaactaggctgatgggtttgaaaatattgcattcagtgacttgacatccaagcatagtccataccttgggtgtttaccccaccatgatgtgtaccacattaatttactactatttgtggatgcagtggtgttcatttcagataccacatgtaatatgctttttttctagtgaagttcttatcatatgcccattaaagtctttcaaaacacagggtcactgcaataaatgagttttaaggtaattatttattggaaatgagagactctgactatgcatgcacacactacatatacaactaagcatacacaaccaacccatagtatgtatcttcaagagtagtatttttttttttttttttttttttaaatatgatacattgcatttgtatacaactttgcataacactgatgcttcctgaggtgtacattaaatcaggttgcactgtaggaacaacactttcaattatgttgtcacatcatatcagaacacagaagatcctgatagtcatgaaaacacccaattggacactttttgaaaaatatatttttttgatataggttgcatagtaccaaagaagagagtaccgtgtcaaggttcgacgtgcaccgtcaaatatttatggagtaaaagcagctgtgggtgtgattggtagtaatatgtgacattgattatttgtgctaatactattatccatagacaataaataaatacacttttatttgttatacagttgttatgcagtatataccagaggttgaaactaatgcggggtacccccaaaaatggaactgcaattttcagcaaaaattacggttgctattaaaaacataaattaaatctcttaaatgatacgtgaccccccattttcttgcagctagattagatgtgaggtgccacactttctattgctgtacttcctgggtgtgttgaaacgctgcttatatcagttttattagtaaacgttaacattaccggcaataggaattgatttggtctaatggaacctgtACTTACATTTTTATCTGTAATACATTAGAGccaaaatatgttatttcaGGCCCATATAATGTCGGAACTGGGGTTGGCTGTACCTACCCCTCCACTTGAACACGAAAATGTACGTTTTTTTCGGGGGATTTGTTTCTGTCTTACTCGACATAAACAAAGATAAAAATCCAGGGCTAGACCTGGGTGTATAGAAAatgttgccaaattatctatttaaCTCCAAAAATTGTGGAAACCCGCGattattttcacagaatatcaatcgttacataaaattattttgccaaattacaGTAAAATTCTCCAGTTGTGTTTacaattcgcaattggcgaatttggcgagtgctaGAGTTATCCTTGAAAATCGGATTTAtgccctcactagagattgtgctcccACCTACAAATATTGTTTCTTCGGAGCTGTATCTCCACTTGTATttctaattatataaatttaagaACTTGTGGAAATATAACAATTAGTATGTTTTATAGTCGTAATAAGTCAACGTGTGGGACCACAGATAGCACAGTGTTCGCATGCCTAGGCTGTTGATagattagcccgagtactctgccgttcgacagttagacggacatttgaacaggCTCAGGTATTCGGGCTACTGATAGACATTGATAGACATGCATCACTGTACCAGTCATGACATACCTACTCACTGTGCTTACTGGTAGGTTAAGAGACGAACAGTAATGTCATATCACCTTAAGAGGCTTACTGTTAGATTACGAGACGAAACAGTAATGTCATATCACCTTAAGAGGCTCGCTGTTAGGTTAAGAAACGAACAGTAATGCCATATCACCTTAAAAGGCTCGCTGTTAGGTTAAGAGATGAACAGTAATGTCATATCATCTTAAGAAACTTACTGATAGGTTAATCGATGAACAGTAATGCCATATCACCTTAATAGGCTGACTGGTAGGTTAAGAGACGAAACAGTAATGAAATATCACCGTAAGACGCTCGAACGAACCAAACATATTTGTAGCTTGTaacaataatattgtttttattgttttatattctgTTTAAGTTCTtagtatttatatttctttatcCTTCATGACCTGATGTTGCGGGAATGTCTGCCTTATTTCCCCATATTATCACACAAACTACATGGATGTGGCTTAGATTCTCCTAACAATATTGTCTTGACAAGATTCAACAAACTGATTGTGTATTCAGACtgccattgtgtgtgtgtaataattcACTGTGACGGAGCACATCAAATATTAAAGCGCTCGATCATAGCGTTTGTCTCGTTACAAAAGTAGTTTGCTACACAAACGAAGACGCCCCGAAGGACTAACCAGAAGACAATGGCTAACGGACGCATGGTTTTCGCATCACTAGGAATCACGGGAGAGTACAGCTAGTTAGATCCCGGATGTGAATAATTCACGCCAAATGTTGCACGGTGCACGCTGATGAAAAGCGCGCGAACGCATCCAGATCATAATTACACGAACGCAAATTACCGTAACCGTTTTTGACGCGGAGACGTTGCCGGTAGCGACGATTTTTGTTGGGCCAATTCGTTTCTGATCGGGTGTCATGTGAACGGTCGATAGATAGGTTGGGTGAAAACATGCTGTTTAGTATTCATGTGTCTCGTTCTAATGTGTCGGTTTACGCCCAGTTTAACACGGAGAAATCGAGATGGCTGTGGAGCCGTGACGTTTATTGACTGAACAAAATTATCAATTggaaattaaaaagttaaagtcaGTTTCGATTAAcacattagagcacattgattaatcatcggctattggatgtcaaacatttagcacATGTGACACGTAGTTAACGGACACCGACTACATTTgtgtgttaaagttaaagtttgttttgtttaacaacactactagaacacattaatttattaatcacggctattggatgtcaaacatttggttattttgacattatagtcataaagaggaaacccgctacatttttccattagtagcaagggatctttatgtgcaccatcctatagacaggattgcacataccacagcctttgatataccagtcgtggtgcactggctagaacgagaaatagcccaatggagtcACCGATGGCAATCGATTCTAGAAaaaccatgtgtgtgtgtgtatctcgctctctctgtgtgtgtgtttgtgtgcgtatctcgttctctgtgtgtgtgtgtgtgtgtctgtgtttgtttgtgtgtgtttctgtgtacgCGTGTGTGTTCCTacggtttttgtgttttgttcatTCGCAGCAGATAtccaatatgcactttcccactaaCAGGACGACAAATACCAGTCATCGAACATTGATTAGGACGGGGAAAAAAACACAATCGGTCAGCCAAGAAGATTCGATCCCATGACATAAGTAatttcaagcgagcgctctacccctGGAGATGATTCCACGCCAAACTTAGCGAATGAATGCGAAGATGGAAatgaatgttttgttattaacacaatataatatgtaaaattatcagttaattattattatttaaaattttgtttatattaaattattaattattcgtATTTGTCAGATTTTGAAAGAAGAAAGGACACCACCTGACCACATTTAACATCATCGACCAGCAGAAAGTGTGCTTTTatgtggttagtcagagagaagaggttgcagtggccttatacctgcccattaagtcgttaaaactcgctctaggtgggagccagtaccgggctgcgaacacagtacctaccagccttatgtcagatggcttaaccacaccaccaccgaggccgttattaataataaaatgccaGGACATTCCTGGAGTTTGAGACAACTCCATAATAAAGTCATTTCATGAATTCAAGAGTTGTTTCCCTTGTATTTCGATAcaaggttgtactataccaaatatcATTCCATAGGTGACCATGTTAACCTTTGTACTAtattatgcaatatatcaaccaaactatgaccataaatatcagtactacaacccctacttCAAAGTGTTAACTGAAGAAAAGGGTATGTTTTTACAACAACCCTAGTTTTGCGCAAAATtaaagtactttttttacaggtaccccatacatgttttacgcacaaggctacttgacacagtggtactagatgaaataaatttgcatacactttttgcccagatgaaacttttttaaACTGATATTTAACAAAACTGGAGTCACTTTCACTTAATAAACATAGAGTTATGATAAATAGTGAGCTAAGTGATGTAGTTCATTgaattttaatcaatataaaatattacatttatagtatgaaaataCTAAACAAACAGtcttcatattaatattacatttatagtaCGAAAATACTAAAAAAACAGTCTTCATATTAATGGTATAAAAATCATATTgcgaaaaaaaattcatatagaaagatatatttattttagaaacTGTGAAcatgacaaatttaatgaatGCTTGGGAAAGTGGTTTAACCTTTTCAGTATTGACACATAACATCAAAAACACCATCTTCTTTAACTATATAGCTCTTAACTGCTTCTTCTCTGTATGACATCAGGTGTGGATATTAACTGTTAGACACTAATTTGCTTTActtcttaaattttattattattattattttttttttctttctttctttccttttcgtttttgtttatatatgcttttgttttttctttgcttttttaaGACACTCAGATCAAAATCATTTCAGATAAATAtgggtgtacatatatattaatagtgtATGAATAAGTTTAAAAGTACGGTATATATGAAGTATGGTATATGTAATATGCGTTTGTGCgcatatttatgtatgtatgtattgatgtatgaatatctatatattgtatgtatgtcgaggttgactgttacatacatagatattaacgcactggcgcagggggataattaaatcctttctgacctcacaaattgtcccatgccgttgctgggactcgaacctatggcaccgaatcaccCACAAATTGctgactaaccacgatgcattctgagctatccagacatccataaaaaggatgctgtataactcaaccacatgcatgggacCTACAATCCACGCGGTCGATCCCACTTACGTGCAtgacagtgggcagacctgggactggctagtatgtactcatgtatgaataaataaattaattaaaaaaaatatataaacaaatacatgcTCTCCTGGataatttattgaaaaaaagaagaaagaaaacgtTTTTGCTTGAGCAGGCATGGGTGTCGACCCCTAAAACACTCGCCCTGCACACCACATGGCTGTCGACCCCTAAAACACTCGCCCTGCACACTACATGGGTGTCAACCCCTAAAACACTCACCCTGCACACCACATGGGTGTCGACCCTTAAAACTCCCTCTGCACACCATATGGGTGTTGACCCCTAAACGACTCACCCTGCTCACCATATGGGTGTCGACCCCTAAAACACTCACCCTGCACACCACATGGGTGTCGACCCCTAAAACACTCACCCTGCACACCACATGGGTGTCGACCCTTAAAACTCCCTCTGCACACCATATGGGTGTCGACCCCTTAAAACTCCCTCTGCACACCACATGGCTGTCGACCCCTAAAACACTCACCCTGCACACCACATGGGTGTCGACCCCTAAAACACTCACCCTGCACACCACATGGGTGTCGACCCTTAAAACTCCCTCTGCACACCATATGGGTGTTGACCCCTAAAAGACTCACCCTGCTCACCATATGGGTGTCGACCCCTAAAACACTCACCCTGCACACCACATGGGTGTCGACCCCTAAAACACTCACCCTGCACACCAATCTGAATAAAATGAGCTCCACGGATTAATACTTGATTAGTAAATAAGTAGAGCTCATTTCAATAACATTGCCTGCACACCCACTTCAAGTCACGTCAGTTTTACATATTTTACCAAACACACCCACTTCAAGTCACGTCAGTTTTACATATTTTACCAAACACACCTTCTCATCTGATAACTCATTTTCTAATGTTCTGGCTAGATGTATTTTCAAAGGACACATTTTGTCTAGCTATAGAAGACCATAATTTTCATCCCCAAACCCGAATACATGAATATTGGGCCCTGAAGGCTAAAAGTTAaagatgccactagagcacattgatttgttaatcatcggctactggatgtcctacatttggtcattttgacagacttagagaggaaacccactgaaattttacattagtagcaagggatcttttataacttgtatatgcacctttccccagacaggatagcataaaccacggcctttgaaatgccagtcgtgatgcactagctggaacgagaaatagaccaatgggcccaccgacggggatggatcccaaaCCAAGCTCGATTCAagcgtgtgctttaccactgggatgcATGCCCTCCCATTCCCTGCGAAGGTTAATATTTCCGACTGTTTTCATTGTCACACCCGTCGGTCTTTTAAGGTTAGGCAGCTGCGCAGGGgaagggggtctagactgtgttgagcgaaatGTATTGGAGTTTGGGGGAGGTCGAGTCATGCTACCACCCACTCccgataatatatttaaaaaaacaaaaacaacaacatttgctcgagtggtgtgtgtgtgtgtgtgatcccCAAAAGCActccctgcacatgcacctgttACATACAGTGTCTGTTTCAGAGCCCCCATCCCCTCCCCTCTCACATGTGGCTATTCATTTGCCAATCCCATGGCTTTAATGTATTCTGAAATAactttattatcaaaattataggctgttaataattaaaacttcTAACTAATTATCAGTATACATATtaccataatttatttttcaaaattcaaattaacaagtatacaaattaaataggTTACAACGTTTGACATAATTTTCTAAATACCATCAACAGTttcaatgtaattaatgtacacCATTTCCAAATATACAAATAGATGTAGTATGTACAatcaaatgaaaagaatgtaaAACTGATCAGACTTTTCATGGCAAaggtcaacaaaaaacatatatagaactttacataacaattatataactacgtgtatataattataatagtaatcATAAGGTATACCACAAAATTCATGGTCAAATATCATGTAATGAAACATTAATTGTATGTAAAGTACAGttattttgtacatattaatatacacaCTGTACATGTCCAACTTGATCTTTCAAGGTCACAAAAGATCAAATGCCACATGACATTTTTACACCAATCCTCTAAATCACAAATATATATCCATGTTTAACTattctttaaaacaatgttctagGAAAACCATAACGGAAacacaaattgttttctttctttctatacagCTTTACTTTTGTACACAATAATGTAGCACAAGTTAGTTTGACAGTTTCATATACCAACGTCGTGTGTTGTGATGTTCGTTTCCCAACACTCAGTAAGTACAATACCTAGCCAAGGTAAATTCAGCAATAAATTCAAGGGAGATTATCATCAAACATATACCTTCCAATCTACCGGCCAACCGAATATAAGGTTTGTAGGAAAGATATCTTAAGTTGCAAAGGAGGTGGGGTACGACGTAAGCTAGATGTCTATCTTGATTTATATAGATTACAGAGGGGGGGTGGGGAAATGGAACATTACGTCCTGaagtgtggagagagagagagagagagagacagagacagagacagagagacagagagacagagacgcaCACCCACTTTAAAGGACCGGAGTGATCAAATGTTAATCTAAAAACGGCTTTAGATTATAGTCATTCCCTTGAATAATGCGGTAGTTCCTTggttattttctttctttcttgtttttctcCCCACTTTTTCATTGACGAgtggagagagacacacacatacacacattgcTAAAAACATTCTCACAATTGTCTACACCCAACTCTGTGATGGTTTCCTCATCCCACTATTAAAAGCATGCATAATTATGTTCATTTTGCAAGGAATATTTCCATGAACATTGTTAGGTTTTAGACTGGATGCAGTacggttaaaaaaaaacccaacaaactaAAATTGTGGttgccatcttgaaatccaaaATGGTCGCCATCCACATGCAATTTTGCTCAATATCTCATTTAGTAGTAAAGATATCAATACAGTTTTATCGCCTAAACTGACATTTTAGGGGTCTAAGAATCCA
It encodes:
- the LOC121367914 gene encoding zinc finger protein 782-like, whose translation is MTLSDLVFGKDFTFGHCFHSIPSPTSRMIPYSDIFVDFRGFPSSVASSHSSTHPGSEVSPSCTDSSQTRVHSPSLHSSIACPCPNGLREPRQPQHQTPGEDLGSEEQRSFKCPQCRYVTDRKNNLKRHIVTMHQECTKTLECCGIVFQSKSLLRDHVGLFHRGGYRCQICSRNFCRKALLRRHLTVHSGRKDFRCDLCGYATSHKSNLERHQKVHSRKPANQVGSDLQPFIGLSFNYSNIILEPAQTMLTSQNSRLLPRYRLLPDRLKQTHTNSTIEIHRKTKWKNRVSRSFKNHSSMLNNTNNQCHQLDDDSGDGGNIGSTCVDSEPTESKRGASHQTPSSGVESLTTGPKTSYKDKIPTLSSNNDQESICTSQIYPDFAPEWQPLEDRPTVQPNESEVILRGRTRTAKRRIFAAPYKCPICKEIFSFQIDLSSHQCTHTTEENLSVITAIRKGKLKLSPI